One window from the genome of Treponema sp. OMZ 838 encodes:
- the rsmD gene encoding 16S rRNA (guanine(966)-N(2))-methyltransferase RsmD, translating into MRITGGTLKNRQVQCPKGIIRPAMDRMRESLFAILGDLEGKSFLDLFTGSGMCGLEAYSRGAYPVVLVEKDKDKFPILLKNAALADKKLECKCMPVELYLQRSKHIFDIIYLDPPFPYQFHYDLLHTIAEKPILAVGGLALIHRPKEKELPDQILSLTRVDQRAYGRSIVDFYKKSM; encoded by the coding sequence ATGCGAATAACAGGCGGAACACTAAAAAACCGGCAAGTTCAATGCCCTAAGGGGATTATCCGGCCGGCAATGGATAGAATGAGGGAATCTCTTTTTGCGATTTTAGGTGATTTGGAAGGCAAGTCTTTTTTAGACCTCTTTACCGGATCGGGTATGTGCGGACTTGAAGCCTATTCACGGGGAGCCTATCCTGTCGTATTGGTGGAAAAAGATAAGGATAAATTCCCCATTTTGTTAAAGAATGCCGCGCTTGCAGATAAAAAACTTGAGTGTAAATGTATGCCGGTGGAGCTTTACCTTCAGCGCTCTAAACATATCTTTGATATTATCTATCTTGATCCCCCTTTTCCGTATCAGTTTCATTATGATTTACTGCATACAATCGCCGAAAAGCCGATTCTAGCCGTGGGAGGGCTTGCACTGATACATCGTCCCAAAGAAAAAGAGCTGCCCGATCAAATCTTGTCATTAACGCGCGTTGATCAACGCGCTTATGGCCGTTCGATAGTGGATTTCTACAAAAAATCAATGTAG
- a CDS encoding FliI/YscN family ATPase yields MTSIFDKYLDAVSETEPIKRTGVVSRVQGLLIESRGPQASVGELCRINLRDNTESIIAEVIGLNGSTVQLMAYEDIQGVEIGCDVIASGVMLSVPVGSVLLGRVVDSLGRAADGKQEPYAPLHYPILASPPDPLERRPIKERIVTGIRAIDALLAIGRGQRIGIFAGSGIGKSTLMGMIARNTSADVNVIALIGERGREVNDFLEHDLGPEGLKHSVVVTATSNTTPLARIRGAYTATAIAEYFRDQGKDVMLLFDSVTRFAKAQREISLAIGEPPATRGYTPSVFETLPKLLERSGTSAKGSITGFYTVLVDGDDMDEPISDAVRGILDGHILLNRKLAQRGHYPAIDILGSISRLANRVSGECSKKAAQYMRKLMAVYADAEDMIQVGAYQKGSNPAIDEAIAHHDKIETFLQQEVNDPAPIEKTLEQLSAITHIDIPNEESFQAGAGAAKKYLMPSEAADLYKAEIEKPAAEHTEG; encoded by the coding sequence ATGACGTCGATTTTTGATAAATACCTTGACGCGGTTTCCGAAACGGAACCCATTAAACGTACCGGTGTCGTCAGCCGTGTACAAGGGCTTCTTATCGAAAGCCGCGGCCCGCAAGCCTCTGTCGGGGAATTATGCAGAATCAATCTAAGAGATAACACAGAAAGTATCATCGCCGAGGTTATCGGTTTAAACGGCTCAACCGTACAGCTGATGGCCTACGAAGATATACAGGGTGTAGAAATCGGCTGTGATGTTATTGCAAGCGGGGTGATGCTTTCCGTACCGGTCGGGTCGGTGCTGCTCGGCCGCGTCGTCGATTCACTCGGAAGGGCGGCGGACGGCAAACAGGAACCCTACGCTCCCCTGCACTACCCCATCCTTGCTTCACCGCCTGATCCGCTGGAACGGCGTCCCATTAAAGAACGCATCGTAACGGGTATCCGCGCTATCGACGCACTCCTTGCCATCGGCAGAGGGCAGCGTATCGGCATCTTCGCCGGTTCCGGTATCGGTAAATCAACCTTGATGGGCATGATTGCGCGGAATACGAGCGCCGACGTCAATGTCATTGCACTCATCGGCGAACGCGGCCGCGAGGTAAACGACTTCTTGGAACACGACCTCGGCCCGGAAGGTTTAAAACATTCGGTTGTGGTAACCGCTACATCGAATACTACCCCGCTCGCCCGTATCCGCGGCGCATATACGGCAACGGCAATCGCCGAGTATTTCCGCGACCAAGGAAAGGATGTAATGCTCCTTTTCGATTCGGTTACCCGCTTTGCCAAGGCTCAACGCGAAATCAGCCTCGCTATCGGGGAACCGCCGGCAACCCGCGGCTACACTCCAAGTGTCTTTGAAACATTGCCTAAATTGCTTGAGCGGAGCGGAACATCCGCAAAAGGTTCGATTACCGGCTTTTATACCGTACTCGTTGACGGCGACGACATGGACGAGCCGATCTCAGATGCGGTGCGCGGTATATTGGACGGACATATTCTACTCAACCGGAAACTTGCCCAGCGCGGACACTACCCTGCCATCGATATACTCGGCAGTATTTCCCGTTTGGCAAACCGCGTTTCAGGGGAATGCAGTAAAAAAGCAGCACAGTATATGCGTAAATTGATGGCAGTCTATGCCGATGCCGAAGATATGATTCAGGTCGGCGCATACCAAAAAGGCAGCAATCCCGCCATCGACGAGGCGATCGCACACCATGATAAAATCGAAACTTTTTTACAGCAAGAGGTAAACGATCCCGCGCCGATTGAAAAAACACTGGAACAACTCAGCGCCATTACCCATATCGACATACCGAATGAAGAAAGTTTCCAAGCGGGTGCAGGCGCAGCAAAAAAATACTTGATGCCGTCGGAAGCCGCCGATTTATACAAAGCAGAAATTGAAAAACCGGCCGCGGAGCATACGGAAGGCTAA
- the fliJ gene encoding flagellar export protein FliJ: MKKFQFTLQKLLDIRAFREKEAETNLGRAVAAREAIVLRLAEIAQEEVKTRRSLWSSLKTPGELSLHENYLTRLHTEREKQEKALVEAELVVEEMRKIYIKAHQERLIVSKLRERKEAEWKAEGLKQQDAILDDIVNAREYRKSQNIL; the protein is encoded by the coding sequence ATGAAAAAATTTCAATTTACCCTGCAAAAGCTCTTGGATATCCGTGCCTTCCGCGAAAAAGAAGCGGAAACCAACCTCGGACGTGCCGTTGCCGCCCGCGAAGCGATTGTGTTGCGCCTTGCCGAAATTGCACAAGAAGAAGTAAAAACGCGCCGGTCGTTATGGAGCAGCCTTAAAACTCCTGGAGAGCTGTCTTTACACGAAAACTATTTAACACGCCTTCATACTGAACGCGAAAAGCAGGAAAAAGCACTCGTGGAAGCGGAGCTTGTAGTCGAAGAAATGCGGAAAATCTATATCAAAGCACATCAAGAACGGCTCATCGTATCAAAACTGCGGGAGCGGAAAGAAGCCGAATGGAAAGCTGAGGGGCTAAAACAGCAAGATGCAATTCTTGACGACATCGTCAACGCCCGTGAATATAGAAAAAGTCAGAATATACTTTAA
- a CDS encoding Hsp33 family molecular chaperone HslO, with the protein MIYAPIDDTALQQHLDKLEKDELHIFTADDGLFRGGLFHGTRFVNRIRAQHRLGILETLVLGQAGLCAALMIQTMKGRETLQLRYETDGPATGFSVEADSRGFVRGYLLQNPIPIETPLESWDLAPFLGNGTLTVTRFPEADHAAGREPHRGIVEIKYRNIAKDLAWYFQQSEQLYTAFNTSIRFDSIGRVVGAGGFFIQRMPTEGGTRRGKQAKTEEEIEDAVTRMERAFTACPPLGDWFSEGGNCEDIIFGLLREFNPQAVAARNIAFDCPCSKEYYLEALQKLSEAERKNLKETADDPLEIVCRNCSSVYHIPLAEL; encoded by the coding sequence ATGATATACGCACCTATTGACGACACGGCGCTGCAACAGCACCTTGATAAACTTGAAAAAGATGAACTCCATATCTTTACTGCCGACGACGGCCTGTTCCGCGGAGGGCTTTTCCACGGCACGCGGTTCGTAAACCGAATACGTGCACAGCACCGGCTGGGAATCCTCGAAACCCTTGTGCTCGGACAGGCAGGCCTCTGTGCAGCACTGATGATTCAAACGATGAAAGGGCGCGAAACACTCCAGCTGCGCTATGAAACGGACGGCCCTGCAACCGGCTTTTCAGTAGAAGCAGACTCGCGAGGCTTTGTGCGCGGCTATCTTCTGCAAAATCCCATACCGATTGAAACTCCGCTTGAAAGCTGGGATCTCGCCCCCTTTTTAGGAAACGGCACACTTACCGTTACCCGCTTTCCGGAGGCAGATCATGCTGCCGGGCGGGAACCACATCGCGGTATTGTCGAAATTAAATACCGGAATATCGCAAAAGACCTTGCGTGGTATTTTCAGCAATCGGAACAGCTCTATACGGCCTTTAATACGAGTATCAGGTTTGACAGCATTGGCAGAGTAGTCGGCGCCGGAGGCTTTTTTATCCAACGGATGCCGACGGAAGGAGGAACTCGCCGCGGAAAACAGGCAAAAACGGAAGAAGAAATTGAAGATGCCGTTACCCGTATGGAACGGGCGTTTACCGCCTGTCCTCCGCTCGGCGATTGGTTCAGTGAAGGCGGGAACTGCGAAGATATCATTTTCGGCTTACTGAGAGAGTTCAATCCTCAAGCGGTTGCAGCACGGAACATAGCCTTCGATTGCCCATGTTCAAAAGAGTATTATCTGGAAGCATTGCAGAAGCTGTCGGAAGCTGAACGGAAAAACTTAAAAGAAACAGCAGACGATCCGCTTGAGATTGTCTGCCGGAATTGCTCCAGTGTCTACCATATTCCGCTTGCCGAACTATAA
- a CDS encoding 2-hydroxyacyl-CoA dehydratase, which produces MIFNDKLQMGIDVGSTTVKTVILAADGSIVYSRYERHRADIRKTIIVVVTEALDAAAKIYGDHAQLQVQVTGSGGLAVSKWLSVPFVQEVVAAAVAVQAKIPQTDVAIELGGEDAKITYFGHSVEQRMNGTCAGGTGAFIDQMAALLETDATGLNELAKNATTIYPIAARCGVFAKTDVQPLINEGARREDIAASIFQAVVSQTISGLACGKPIRGRCAFLGGPLHFLDQLRQRFIETLKLANDEIIVPENSELFVALGAALSAGSNQSLRASPHRAVNNGSETAEISCTAPTQTQLLRTGFRAQPAATPKITNTTMFINPAALTVEVLRDKLGSLADAEMQEVQRLPPLFENDAALAEFRERHGRERAETAPLEAATGPVFLGMDAGSTTTKAVLIDQEGRILWQFYESNAGNPVNLAVTMLQSLYKQIPSGAHIARSLSTGYGEGLFQAAFGVDAGEVETIAHHRAADFFLPGVEFLLDIGGQDMKCIRMKDRCISSIQLNEACSSGCGSFLDNFARSLGMAVTDFSTQALLAPKPIDLGSRCTVFMNSRVKQAQKEGASVGDISAGLSYSVIKNALFKVIKLRNTAAIGEKVIVQGGTFHNDAVLRAFELITGREAVRPDISGLMGAFGAALLARDQWIEQGADIQVKSDILPAEGLDALTVKLDLSRCGKCANNCLLTVNRFNTPAAGTRIFITGNRCERGAEIAETENTQAKESLLKFGKKKQDSGIPNLFEWKYKRVFSYKPLPEAEAERGTIGIPRVLNLYENYPFWFTLFTKLKFSVKLSPRSSRTLYELGLESIPSESVCYPGKISHGHIEALLKAGVTTIFYPCIPYELKEDPKANNHFNCPVVTSYPEVLKNNIDALRQDEHIRFLNPFLPLYNEKRLGERLHEELNKYWDIPLAEIRAAVRKAKEEAEEVKKETQFQGEAALRKIKEQGLIGIVLAGRPYHLDPEINHGIPELLTGLGLAVLTEDSVAHLGKLPRPLRVVDQWVYHNRLYRAAEFTARQDNLAFIQLTSFGCGLDAVTADQVQEITEAHGKMYTLLKIDEGSNLGAVRIRIRSLMAAIRERSKGASVKAQGYRGFKHVEFTEEMSKRYTVLAPQMAPIHFDLLEAAFQHSGFNLVILPDTDPQAIDCGLRYVNNDACYPAIIVAGQMISALQSGKYDLNATALIITQTGGGCRATNYIGFIRRALEDAGLGYIPVIGLSAQQIEKNSGFKPTFGLADRALKALCLGDLLMRVLYRTRPYEQEKGAANTLYRHYADRIKTELKHMSGRDYRKVVRDIVHDFDTLPLIQEEKPRIGVVGEILVKFHPTANNDIVGTIEREGAECVMPDLMDFFFYSLFDGVYYETSLESSAFNRFKYHVAIWYIERYRNGMKKQLNKSRRFTAPESIYNLAKGVHGVLDLGNVAGEGWFLTAEMVELIKSGVVSIACLQPFACLPNHVTGKGMIKELRRRYPDAQISAIDFDPGASEVNQLNRLKLLLANAPYGEHPDGMNRKRA; this is translated from the coding sequence ATGATTTTCAATGATAAACTCCAAATGGGAATAGACGTCGGCTCCACAACCGTAAAAACGGTCATTCTTGCAGCTGACGGTTCCATAGTATATAGCCGTTATGAACGGCATCGCGCAGATATTCGCAAAACGATTATCGTGGTGGTAACGGAAGCATTGGATGCTGCCGCAAAAATATACGGCGACCATGCTCAGCTGCAAGTACAGGTAACCGGTTCCGGCGGTTTGGCTGTTTCAAAATGGCTCTCCGTACCGTTCGTTCAGGAGGTTGTCGCCGCGGCCGTCGCTGTGCAGGCAAAGATTCCGCAAACCGATGTCGCCATCGAGTTGGGCGGCGAAGATGCCAAAATTACCTACTTCGGCCATTCGGTTGAACAGCGTATGAACGGCACCTGCGCAGGCGGTACGGGCGCCTTTATCGACCAAATGGCGGCGCTTCTCGAAACCGATGCGACGGGGTTAAATGAACTTGCCAAAAATGCAACAACCATTTATCCCATTGCCGCCCGCTGCGGTGTCTTTGCAAAAACCGACGTTCAGCCGCTTATCAACGAAGGAGCACGGCGGGAAGATATTGCCGCAAGTATTTTTCAGGCGGTTGTCAGCCAAACAATTTCCGGTCTTGCGTGTGGCAAGCCTATCCGCGGGCGCTGTGCCTTCTTGGGCGGCCCCTTACACTTCCTTGACCAACTGCGGCAACGGTTTATCGAGACACTGAAGCTTGCGAACGACGAAATCATTGTGCCGGAAAACTCCGAACTCTTTGTCGCGCTCGGCGCAGCGCTCAGCGCCGGTTCCAATCAATCGCTGAGGGCATCGCCCCACAGGGCTGTCAACAACGGCTCCGAAACGGCGGAAATTTCCTGCACAGCGCCGACGCAGACCCAACTGTTACGCACGGGGTTTCGCGCTCAGCCTGCTGCAACCCCTAAAATCACCAATACAACGATGTTTATCAATCCCGCCGCGTTGACCGTAGAAGTACTGCGGGATAAGCTCGGCTCCCTCGCCGATGCGGAAATGCAGGAAGTCCAGCGGCTTCCGCCCCTCTTTGAAAATGATGCGGCGCTTGCAGAGTTCCGCGAACGGCACGGGCGAGAACGAGCGGAAACCGCCCCGCTTGAAGCAGCAACGGGACCCGTGTTCCTCGGTATGGATGCCGGCTCAACAACGACGAAGGCCGTGCTTATCGACCAAGAAGGACGAATCCTCTGGCAGTTCTACGAATCGAATGCAGGCAATCCCGTCAATCTTGCGGTAACCATGCTGCAATCCCTCTATAAACAAATTCCGAGCGGAGCGCATATTGCCCGCTCTTTATCCACCGGCTACGGTGAAGGACTCTTCCAAGCAGCCTTCGGTGTAGATGCGGGAGAAGTTGAAACCATCGCACATCACCGTGCAGCCGATTTTTTCCTGCCCGGCGTGGAATTTTTGCTCGACATCGGCGGACAGGATATGAAGTGCATCCGCATGAAAGATCGCTGCATCAGTTCCATCCAATTAAACGAAGCCTGTTCTTCGGGATGCGGCAGCTTTTTGGATAACTTTGCCCGGTCGCTCGGTATGGCGGTTACAGACTTTTCAACCCAAGCGCTCCTCGCACCGAAACCTATCGACCTCGGAAGCCGCTGTACGGTCTTTATGAACAGCCGCGTTAAACAGGCGCAAAAGGAAGGCGCGTCCGTCGGCGATATTTCGGCGGGACTTTCGTATTCGGTTATCAAAAATGCCCTTTTTAAGGTTATCAAACTGAGAAATACCGCCGCTATCGGTGAAAAGGTCATCGTTCAAGGAGGTACGTTCCACAACGATGCGGTATTACGCGCCTTCGAGCTGATTACCGGCAGAGAAGCGGTGCGCCCCGATATCAGCGGCTTGATGGGTGCATTCGGTGCCGCGCTCCTTGCCCGCGATCAATGGATTGAGCAAGGGGCAGACATACAGGTTAAGTCGGATATCTTACCGGCGGAAGGGCTTGATGCATTAACCGTCAAGCTCGATCTTTCCCGCTGCGGTAAATGTGCCAACAACTGCCTTTTAACCGTCAACCGGTTCAATACACCCGCGGCAGGCACCCGTATTTTTATTACGGGAAACCGATGTGAACGCGGTGCCGAAATAGCGGAAACGGAAAATACTCAAGCAAAAGAATCGCTGCTAAAATTCGGTAAAAAGAAACAGGATAGCGGCATTCCCAATCTCTTCGAATGGAAATACAAACGCGTATTTTCATATAAGCCGCTGCCGGAAGCCGAAGCGGAACGCGGCACCATCGGTATTCCGCGGGTACTCAACCTCTACGAAAACTATCCGTTCTGGTTCACACTTTTTACCAAGCTGAAATTTTCGGTAAAATTGTCTCCGCGTTCATCCCGTACACTCTATGAACTGGGATTGGAATCCATCCCGTCGGAATCGGTATGTTATCCCGGCAAAATTTCCCACGGACATATCGAAGCGCTTTTAAAAGCAGGCGTTACGACGATTTTCTATCCCTGTATCCCCTACGAATTGAAAGAAGACCCTAAGGCAAACAACCATTTCAACTGTCCCGTCGTAACGAGCTATCCCGAAGTGCTCAAAAACAACATCGATGCGTTACGGCAGGATGAACATATCCGGTTCCTTAACCCGTTCTTGCCGCTCTATAACGAAAAACGGCTCGGCGAGCGGCTCCATGAAGAACTCAATAAATACTGGGATATTCCGCTTGCCGAAATCCGTGCTGCCGTGCGGAAGGCGAAAGAGGAAGCGGAAGAGGTAAAAAAAGAGACCCAGTTCCAAGGAGAGGCGGCGCTCCGAAAAATAAAAGAACAGGGGCTTATCGGTATTGTACTTGCCGGGCGGCCGTATCATCTTGATCCGGAAATTAACCATGGAATTCCCGAACTGTTGACGGGCTTGGGACTCGCCGTATTAACCGAGGATTCCGTTGCGCATTTAGGTAAACTCCCCCGCCCGCTTCGGGTTGTAGACCAGTGGGTGTATCACAACCGCTTGTACCGCGCCGCCGAATTTACCGCACGGCAAGATAACCTTGCGTTTATTCAGCTTACCAGCTTCGGCTGCGGTTTGGATGCGGTTACTGCGGATCAAGTGCAGGAAATTACCGAAGCGCATGGGAAAATGTATACCTTGCTCAAAATCGACGAAGGTTCCAACCTCGGCGCAGTGCGCATCCGTATCCGCAGTCTTATGGCGGCTATCCGTGAACGCAGTAAAGGCGCTTCCGTCAAGGCGCAGGGATACCGCGGCTTTAAGCACGTAGAATTTACCGAAGAGATGAGTAAACGGTATACCGTCCTCGCTCCACAGATGGCGCCCATTCACTTTGATTTGTTGGAAGCAGCCTTTCAACATTCGGGCTTTAATCTCGTCATATTGCCGGATACCGATCCTCAGGCAATCGACTGCGGATTACGATACGTCAATAATGATGCCTGCTATCCGGCGATCATCGTTGCGGGACAGATGATTTCGGCGCTGCAATCGGGTAAATACGATCTGAATGCGACGGCGCTCATCATCACGCAAACGGGAGGCGGATGCCGCGCAACAAACTACATCGGGTTTATCAGGCGGGCATTGGAAGATGCGGGCTTAGGATATATCCCCGTAATCGGATTAAGCGCGCAGCAGATTGAAAAGAATTCCGGCTTTAAGCCGACATTCGGTTTGGCAGACCGCGCGTTAAAAGCGCTCTGCCTCGGCGACTTACTGATGCGTGTACTCTACCGTACCCGCCCCTACGAGCAAGAAAAGGGCGCGGCAAATACGCTCTATCGGCACTACGCAGACAGGATAAAGACCGAATTGAAACACATGAGCGGGCGGGATTATCGTAAGGTTGTACGAGATATTGTACACGACTTTGATACGCTGCCGCTTATTCAAGAAGAAAAACCCCGAATCGGGGTAGTCGGCGAAATTTTGGTAAAATTTCATCCGACAGCCAACAACGATATTGTAGGCACCATTGAGCGGGAAGGCGCAGAATGTGTCATGCCCGACTTGATGGACTTCTTCTTCTACTCGCTATTCGACGGAGTTTATTACGAAACATCGCTGGAATCGAGCGCATTTAACCGATTTAAATATCACGTCGCAATCTGGTATATTGAACGGTACCGCAACGGGATGAAAAAACAGCTGAACAAAAGCCGCCGTTTTACCGCCCCCGAATCGATCTATAATTTAGCAAAGGGTGTCCACGGGGTTCTTGATTTAGGGAACGTCGCCGGTGAAGGATGGTTCCTTACCGCCGAAATGGTTGAACTTATCAAGTCAGGCGTTGTCAGCATCGCCTGCTTGCAGCCGTTTGCGTGCCTGCCTAACCATGTTACCGGCAAGGGTATGATAAAAGAGCTGCGTCGCCGGTATCCTGATGCGCAGATATCCGCAATCGACTTTGACCCGGGTGCAAGCGAGGTAAATCAACTCAATCGCCTCAAGCTCCTGTTGGCAAATGCACCGTATGGTGAACATCCTGACGGAATGAATCGGAAGAGGGCATAA